The Limanda limanda chromosome 14, fLimLim1.1, whole genome shotgun sequence genomic interval CTGGCATCATTCCACCGTGTGTCGCCCATAGACTGTGTGAAAAAATAAGCTGCAGAGATTTTGGTTTACCAGCACCACGCGTCCACTGGGGTGTGTATGCCTATCCCTATCATCGCTGCTAAATTGCCTATCAGAGCTGGAGCCGTCTCTCTTTATAAATGTGGAGGGGACCGATTGGTTCACTGGGAGAGAGACATGAACTTGCACCCGAAACCAAAGCAAAGAACAGGAGGAGCGTGACTTCACTCTCTGCTCAGGATGCCATTACTCCAATGTATATTTACATAGTTGTTGGGTGCTACATTAATGTTAAAAACCCTGTATGTGTAACCATTATTAAACCAGCAATCAATGTGGCATGCTATGCTGGAAAGCCCAATGTTTGCACAAGGTAGAAATGACCTAAGGCCCCCTGAGCCCTGACAGTTAACAATGAGCAATCGGAGCCAGGTGATAACACAGAGCCCTCCCTTACCTGGTGAAACACTGGCTCCTTCCACTGTAGGTAAACCTGCCAGACAGAAACAGATGAACTAGTCAGGAGGATATGATGGATGTTATGGTTCATTTATTAAATGGATGAAAGGGAAACTCACCACAgtcactgtgatgctgaagaTTAGTAATAGTGCAATAGGTAATAAActaattctgtttttttctttgaagcaCTCATatctgaaaaaaaagagaaacaggtGAAATATGCTTTATTTACATGTTCAGATTGAATAACCATAAAGAATGGGAGTAAATAACAAGCTGAGCTGAAGTGGGAAGAGGAACACGTCCAGTTTAGAATCAATAGATCCTTTACAGACAGTACACCAGAGGCTACACACTGTACTTTCTTAGAAATGTGACACATAATCGGCGAGGGAGTCACTGGTTCAGTTTACATGCACGATCACACTAAATCTGAGAGTAAGAGTAGAGCCACTTACAGACAGTAGACGAAGACACAAGTGCTGTAAATCATTGGCAACTCGTCCAGTAGCTGCAAATGAGAATACAGAGAGAACATATGAATACATCTCCACAGGATGTTATTATAGCATAATTTAGCATTACTAAGCAGCAGAGTGTTAGGGCCagaatgaagaaaagaaaattgctgCGATTTCGAGGAATAATGTTGTAATATAACAAGAGAAGAATTGTTATATAACAAgaaaaaaagtcataatattatgagGATGGAAAAATAAGCAGGAAGTAGAGCCTGTGCTCGCCAGAGTTCAACTTCAATCGATCCAAACTTTTGaacaaatcaaattttttcTGGAGAAACTAGGAAAGCCCTTTGAATAGCACACAGACAGCTGATATTTCCCCTCAAAAAGAACATATAAACTACTTTCtcaacttttctctttttaaattaaataacgACCTTATTGTCAAAATATCAGATTTTTCTTGCCTTTAAATGTCCCTAAAACTCTTTCATAGATATTTGACCTCATATTTCCAAAATGCAGCAAACAATTGAGGTATCAGTAAAAGATAATTAGACAGATGATGTAGATACATATCATTTAGATTTGACTGTAACACTGTGGCCCACCTGCATCTCATACAGCAGCGTCATGTGGAAGCACCAGGACCCAACACCAACAGCTGGTGAGACACAACCCCACGAAACATTCAGACCAATGAAATGTGAAGACATTCTCCCATGTATGCATTACAATGTGAGGGCATTGTTAGATAAAATTGTGCAGCTGTTGACAGTCACTAAAAGTAAACAAGAGCAGAATTGGCTTCAGTATTGCCTCTAATGTGTGGAGCCATAGTTGTTTTTCAGCTTTCTAACCTGCGAGTCCGAGGAAAGAGTAGACGTAGCGTAACTCCAGGCCATCACGATACGTCTGGATTGCCCCACAGATGGGAGGAATGATCATAATCAGGTTGCTGACAGTATTCCCTGTAGATAAAGACACCAGATAGGAATTAGAGCCAGATGATACGACCTGCGAAATATCAGAAGAAATAAGAATGACACAGTGATCGGGTGACATGGTGGCAGCGAGATTTCGGTGAGGCAGCTTGGGCTCCATGTTGAGATTATGACAATAACAACATCAATGAAAACTTACAGAATCATCATAACTGCACTGCAGGTCATGTACTCACATCTGCTGCTATGCTTGTTGCCACCAACAATTTACTGTTGGTGCAGTTTGTTCAAGTAAACAAACTTATACTGAAATACTAACAATAAACTGTGCATCTATCACTTTAACTTTGTACCAGTGTTAAAGGATCCGTGTGTAGattttagtgacatctagtggtggagttgcattttgcagctgaaaaCCCCTCATATCACCCTCtctttccaaacatgaaagagaacctgctGGAGccttgtcataaaaactcaaaaggtgttcaGGTGGTCCAGTTtgagctactgtaaaaaacatggctgcctccgtaaagaggacccactcctgatgtaaattTATGGATTTAAACATGAAGGGTCTGTTCTAGTTTAAAGAAAACagattcatacaatttagataatACACAgtagtgaaaacatctctacgattattttatattcaatttctgccaatagatccatttgacctaaatcttacacactgaacctttaatatatatgattttttccctctgtggtGTTTCAGTTAGAGAGCAGGACATCACGTTCAGATTTTACAAAGCTTGCACTCAAAATACAGCCCTCACACTCAAATAGCTTTGCTTGGGCTGATTTGCACAGTCACAGTATATAAGTGCAAGAACCCAGTTAAAGGAACCACCCGTACGAGACTCTCCAACAAATAAACCCAACGCACCCACAACGAGGGCACAACAATTTTCATTTGTCAACACCAGACCCGGGATTCTATTGGTTGGGGAATTTTGATAGATTTGTTgcaccaaaaaaagaaaatttaaatgCAGAAGAAAATGCTCATAAACTGAAAGACCATGCTCTTGAATTAAgatagggggaaaaaaaacataaacataggCTTATTTGTATGTAAGTATGCAATGCGTAATAGATTACTGATCTGCAACCATTGTTCTATTCTTGTACAACTCATTTTTCCTCAAAGAAATATGTGGGTTCTAGATTCTAAAACATACAAATGATCTCCTTATCTTAGTATTGTATTTTAGCTGAAGGGATATCTGTAGGTGTCCCACAGCTGGTTGGACAACAACATAGGATCAACTCACTCTGGGCTTTACTGTAAAACTTTTAACATCTTAAAGACTAAGCAACCAATGTTAATGAAACAAATATTCAGTAGATTAAGCACTAATGATAATATGTGTGCGTTCAAGTCATAACTGTGGAACCATGTGTTGCACTATGTTGTACTGCACTTTGTTCTGTTTGTATAAGTATGGGCAGCCTGTGGTTGAAGTGATgtcactgtatttacctttgATACACCATCAGGCCCACCTGATAAAAGAGCTCCACACTGTTCCTGACATTGCTCGTCCTGGGTGTGGTGATGTGTAAACTCAGGCGTGGACAACACTCGAGCTCACCCGGACGCCGATTAGTTTTAACACTAATCCTGCTGACGAGTAATTTCACAACCGCCTCAACTCTTTATCTGCAGGTATCTGATCTGAGTCCTAGGAGTGACATGTGTGGACTTTGGTTACTGAAAACAAATGCACGCACACCAAGCACTCTACAGCATGGGAATGTTTTGCTTTCATGGGGATGAGACGCTTTTCTCCAGTGTCAGAGACTCGCTATAACAtcctcatgtgtctgtgtgttcaacCTTCAGCGTGTGCTGCTGTTTTGCAAAGAGAGATGAGGATTAAAGTCTAGGCGGTTTCTCTTTTCCTCGTTCACAATGCCACATTCCAACCATTGTAACCTGAATTGCCATTTGAATGCCGAACAATTCTTCTAAAACAATTATCCAGCCCGGCCAGCGTGTGTAACGTGTGGTAACTAACGCTTCAACTGTCAGTATCCTAGATACATGAATGCTGCATTCCAAGTAGTACTACAGTACAATGTGCACTACACAGGTGGAGGCTCAGAGTTTGTACTTTACAGGGTTAGGGGTTAGAAAAGGAAACCTGTGACTGAGGTCCTCTTAACATGGACAAGCATAGAGAAGATGAAAAGCACTATTCTAATTAAACTCTCGCCCACTTGGCTTGAGTTCACCTTCACTAACTGTTGCGTCACTTTGACAACATGACAACTTCAAATGGAAGGTGGACTcctcaacacacagtgaaataacTCTCAGCACTTTATCTACAGTTCCAGCTGCCAAGGAGCTTATGTTTTCATCCATGAACGTTTCTTGGTCCGTTTGTTTTTGaacaagataacacaaaaacaccaaacagatttccacgaaacttggtggaagggttcGGTGTGGGTCAGCGAacaacccattcaattttggcgTGGATCCCGAGCAGGGGGTGAAAACgtatttactttctttaacatttacgAGATTGGGTGCTTGTCAACACTTTCACCATTTCCccaggatcttgatgaaataatcaGACACATTTAAGGGACTCATATCTTGCAGTTGTGTTGGAACATGgtagaggtatgtgctctactgaaaATTCTAgttatctatttattattacaGTAATTTGTAAGTAGGCAGAGAGTAAAACAGGGATGGACTGCAACTCGGTTTTGTTGCAGACCCAGGGGACGGATCCACAAATTTGTGTCACTTTCTCTAACGTTATCAGATTTATAAGCGAATTTCAACAAGAGaggtgctctactgagtgccattcaaCTTCTGCACTGAATCTATAATACATATGGAGGGACTATGAATAATACACATGAGATCATAACACAGGGTTTGCAGTTGAAAGCCGGTTAGACTTTCTTCTGCATTCCCCCATGTTAAGAAGACTGAAGTGGATGAAAGTATTGTTTGCAGGGTTGTTTGTCCAGTGGAGCTGGGCTCAAAGCTCCTGCACTGAGCATGTGCAAGTCCATGTCAGCCACATGAGCTGTGTGTACAGACAGCTGTTTGAACTGTAGTGCCTCTAACAGAGTTTTAATCTAAAAAGATACTTGTTCCTGACGAACCAGTTCTCGGTGACAGACTCTGAGGCACCCGGGTAGAAGGAAGGAAATATTTTATCAAGCTACAAGTGAGAATGACTGAGGGGTAAACGCATGAGCTAACCCATACAGTGTGTGGGCATGTGTTGAGATGTAGATCTGTGATGGCTGAGTGATGAGGCTGCTCAGAGAGACATACAGCACACAGAGCAATGGGAGCAGCTCGGACCAGGCGGACGAGTTGCGCACACCGCTCCCGGCAGGCAGCAGCGTTTTCCCGGCAGGAGCAGCCTCTCCCTGCCCCTCACACCTCTGCTCTGCAGCCGGCCGGTCAGCTCCGAACATGTCGTGAGAGCGAACCCCGAGCTGGAAGTCAGATCCACTTCACCATGAGAGACTGGCTCCATGACACCGACACACTGCGTTATTACCCGGTTATGACCAGCTCACACCTCACGTTGTCTGTGCGCCGCAAAGCGATCgcttcctgtaaagcagcagcaaacagcCCGCAGCGTCGCTCCTGCTCCCGGGTTGTACTCACAGAATTCCGCCATGTAGAAGGACACGACATAGTTTTCCTCGCACCAGTCCAGCGTTGAGGTCGGCCGGCCCCAGTAGCCCTGCCTGTCTAGCGAGGGAGCCATGAtggaagcggaggaggaggaggaggaggaggaggcggtggtGTCTGCTAACGGACTGAGCCTTCGGTCCGTTAGCAGACACCACCGCCTCCtctatgacgtcatgtcaccaaAGTCATCAAAGAACTGCAGCCCGTCACCACCGGCCGAGCCTTTGTTGCTTGAGTCCTGCCCTACAGGCTGGCTAAAGACATGGAACCATCAGGAAGGAAATCAAAGAGCTGTACATCAATATTCAGTCGCTgcccgtcacaaaaatagagttagctgattattataagcagtaggcctatatagaccagttagatataccatgggctgcattttgagttccAGCAGGGaacagaaatcctatttcaaatacatttcacatgctttagcgctcagcccgacacaaagatgttgcctataa includes:
- the acer3 gene encoding alkaline ceramidase 3 gives rise to the protein MAPSLDRQGYWGRPTSTLDWCEENYVVSFYMAEFWNTVSNLIMIIPPICGAIQTYRDGLELRYVYSFLGLAAVGVGSWCFHMTLLYEMQLLDELPMIYSTCVFVYCLYECFKEKNRISLLPIALLLIFSITVTVVYLQWKEPVFHQVMYGALVACLVLRSIYIVTWVYPWLRPLCYTSLGIFLLGFLLWNIDNIFCDSLRASRKTLPPGVGVVTQFHAWWHIFTGLGSYLHILLSLQFRLTHLRHRPKVTFLCGVWPTLHIEPQKRS